A stretch of the Panicum virgatum strain AP13 chromosome 9N, P.virgatum_v5, whole genome shotgun sequence genome encodes the following:
- the LOC120688169 gene encoding pentatricopeptide repeat-containing protein At2g44880-like, whose product MMLPSKRSYISTALLCRGRRTFAVASSGLNRRPISPLAPDDYTFPLLLKEAAAEAAGALGRRSSIEGQMLHAGVIKFGFSSCVYASTALVDFYSKAGDLASARVVFDAMTRRTLPSWTAIMVGYARSGDMRSAEEIFSLMPEKDTPAYNAMIDGFVKVGDVPSAQKVFDAMPERNVVSRTCLMHGYCMAGNMEAARELFDAMPRRRNLHSWNVMIRGYCRNRESGKALNLFRELQSQSCPFEPNEVTLISVIPAITDTGTMDLGRWAHEFARRKGLDWRANVATALIDMYSKCGNADEARQVFNQLNPKEVTCWNAIINGLAVNGYPREALGLFEEMRRNGISPNSVTMIGVLSACSHGGLVDEGKRWFQEMEVLGISKKVEHYGCMVDLLGRCGYLSEAMELIGKMPSGPNGIVLSSLLFACACHGAVDMAESVMKRAVEVEPRNIGNYIIMRNLYAAKKMWHDSLNMKDEVHKLGGKKEAGCSLVEIGTSVSEFVSGDKAHPEWEVICEITGCLQLHMGVPTEEDFDFTGLVI is encoded by the coding sequence ATGATGCTTCCCTCCAAGCGCAGCTACATCTCCACCGCATTGCTCTGCCGCGGACGCCGCACCTTCGCCGTCGCGTCCTCCGGCCTGAACCGCCGGCCCATCTCGCCACTCGCACCGGACGATTATACCTTCCCTTTGCTCCtcaaggaggccgccgccgaagccgcaGGGGCCTTGGGGCGCAGGAGCTCGATAGAGGGCCAGATGCTCCACGCCGGGGTCATCAAGTTCGGTTTCTCCTCCTGCGTCTACGCCTCGACGGCTCTCGTTGACTTCTACTCCAAGGCCGGCGACCTGGCCTCTGCGCGCGTTGTGTTCGATGCAATGACACGCCGGACGCTGCCTTCCTGGACGGCCATCATGGTCGGGTACGCCAGGAGTGGAGATATGAGGTCGGCGGAAGAGATCTTCTCGTTGATGCCGGAAAAGGATACCCCGGCTTACAATGCCATGATTGATGGGTTTGTGAAGGTCGGTGACGTCCCCTCGGCACAGAAGGTTTTTGACGCAATGCCGGAGAGGAATGTTGTTTCTCGGACTTGCTTGATGCATGGTTATTGCATGGCTGGGAATATGGAGGCCGCTAGGGAGTTGTTTGATGCGATGCCACGAAGGCGGAATTTGCACTCTTGGAATGTGATGATCAGGGGCTACTGCCGGAACCGGGAGTCTGGGAAGGCACTGAATCTTTTTAGAGAATTGCAGTCTCAATCATGTCCATTTGAGCCAAATGAAGTGACACTTATAAGTGTTATCCCTGCAATCACTGATACTGGTACTATGGACCTTGGACGATGGGCACACGAGTTTGCTAGGAGAAAGGGATTGGATTGGAGGGCTAATGTTGCCACAGCTCTAATCGACATGTATTCGAAATGTGGAAATGCAGACGAAGCTAGGCAAGTGTTTAATCAATTGAACCCTAAGGAAGTTACATGTTGGAATGCTATAATAAATGGTCTTGCAGTGAATGGCTACCCCCGAGAGGCTCTTGGTTTGTTTGAGGAAATGCGAAGAAATGGGATTTCCCCTAATAGTGTGACCATGATTGGAGTTCTGTCAGCTTGTAGCCATGGGGGGCTTGTGGACGAAGGTAAGCGGTGGTTTCAGGAAATGGAGGTGCTAGGGATCAGCAAAAAGGTAGAGCATTATGGATGCATGGTGGACCTTCTAGGACGCTGTGGGTATTTGAGTGAAGCCATGGAGTTGATCGGAAAAATGCCCTCTGGACCCAATGGCATAGTTTTAAGCTCACTTCTCTTTGCTTGTGCATGCCATGGTGCTGTAGATATGGCAGAGAGTGTTATGAAGAGAGCGGTTGAGGTGGAACCAAGGAACATTGGGAACTACATAATCATGAGAAATCTATATGCTGCAAAGAAGATGTGGCATGATTCGTTGAACATGAAAGATGAGGTACATAAGCTTGGGGGTAAAAAAGAGGCTGGATGCAGTCTTGTTGAGATTGGGACCAGTGTCTCGGAGTTTGTTTCTGGGGACAAGGCTCATCCAGAGTGGGAGGTCATATGTGAAATTACTGGGTGCCTTCAATTGCACATGGGAGTTCCCACAGAGGAGGATTTTGACTTCACCGGACTTGTTATCTGA